The following coding sequences lie in one Glycine soja cultivar W05 chromosome 16, ASM419377v2, whole genome shotgun sequence genomic window:
- the LOC114388952 gene encoding protein ABIL1-like has protein sequence MELEHPTATPLNSAMTYDEASMERSKSFVNALQELKNLRPQLYSAAEYCEKSYLHSEQKQMVLDNLKDYAVRALVNAVDHLGTVAYKLTDLLEQQTFDVSTMDLKVATINQKLLTCQIYTDKEGLRQQQLLAFIPRHHKHYILPNSVNKKVHFSPQIQIDARQNPFQTRTRFQSSGTPAAKTLSWHLASETKSTLKGSSHASPSPNTENPKFSAKASGVFHLLDNEENTWMKSSPAQIYFPNGVPTSSTPMHTLGGTGKDALEGSKPLTAFRSFDYQNRRETVQVPTRSKSVLSAFFVKQKTPKLKAGSFL, from the exons ATGGAGTTGGAGCACCCGACCGCGACGCCGCTCAACTCCGCCATGACCTACGACGAAGCCTCCATGGAGCGCAGCAAGAGCTTCGTCAACGCCTTGCAG GAACTTAAGAACCTAAGGCCTCAACTTTATTCTGCTGCAGAATACTGTGAAAAATCTTATCTCCATAGTGAACAGAAACAAAT GGTACTTGACAACCTGAAAGACTATGCTGTAAGAGCCCTTGTGAATGCTGTTGATCATCTAGGAACAGTTGCATACAAGTTAACTGACCTTCTTGAGCAGCAAACATTTGATGTCTCAACTATGGATTTGAAGGTCGCTACCATAAATCAG AAACTTCTTACATGCCAAATTTACACTGATAAAGAAGGTCTACGGCAGCAGCAATTGTTAGCTTTCATTCCCAGACATCATAAGCACTACATTTTGCCAA ATTCTGTCAATAAAAAGGTACATTTCAGTCCACAAATACAGATTGATGCAAGACAGAATCCATTTCAAACCAGAACCCGTTTTCAATCTTCAG GTACCCCTGCAGCGAAAACTCTTTCATGGCATTTAGCATCAGAGACAAAGTCTACCTTAAAAGGGTCTTCGCATGCTTCCCCTTCCCCAAA CACTGAGAACCCAAAGTTTTCTGCCAAGGCCTCTGGAGTTTTCCATCTCTTAG ATAATGAAGAGAACACCTGGATGAAATCCTCACCTGCACAAATTTACTTTCCAAATGGAGTTCCTACCTCTAGTACACCCATGCATACTTTAGGTGGTACAGGCAAG GATGCATTGGAGGGATCCAAACCATTGACAGCATTCAGATCATTCGACTACCAAAATCGGCGTGAGACTGTCCAAGTCCCTACTCGAAGCAAAAGTGTGCTATCAGCTTTCTTTGTCAAGCAGAAAACACCAAAGTTGAAAGCCGGTTCTTTCTTATGA
- the LOC114391178 gene encoding uncharacterized protein LOC114391178 — MALLIHSLEMSVAPQISQNPNPKLSKLHSFKPYPKGKAIGSTRGVRISCKVKDCVVLDENVNSYGQFSVPVKQGSKQSKEEEEEKQNYYVNVGYAIRTLREEFPDLFYKELSFDIYRDDIVFKDPMNTFIGIENYKSIFWALRFHGMMFFKALWVEISSVWQPVENVIMVRWTVHGIPRVLWESRGRFDGTSEYKLDKQGKIFEHRVDNIAMNSPPRFKVLGVEELIRSIGCPSIARPTYFEISSPPKRT; from the exons ATGGCTCTTCTAATCCACTCCCTGGAAATGTCCGTTGCCCCCCAAATTTCtcaaaaccctaaccctaagcTGAGCAAACTCCACAGCTTCAAACCCTACCCCAAGGGCAAAGCGATTGGGTCAACGCGCGGTGTGAGAATTTCCTGCAAGGTGAAAGATTGTGTGGTTTTGGATGAGAACGTGAATTCGTACGGTCAATTTTCGGTTCCGGTGAAGCAAGGGTCGAAGCAGAGcaaagaggaggaggaagagaagCAGAATTACTATGTGAATGTGGGATATGCTATCCGAACTCTGAGGGAGGAATTCCCTGATCTTTTCTACAAGGAACTTAGCTTTGACATCTACAG GGATGATATTGTGTTCAAGGATCCTATGAACACATTCATTGGTATTGAGAATTACAAATCTATCTTCTGGGCACTACGATTTCATGGCATGATGTTTTTCAAAGCTCTGTGGGTGGAAATAAGTAGTGTATGGCAGCCTGTTGAGAATGTCATTATGGTTCGCTGGACTGTTCACGGGATCCCACGAGTTCTATGGGAAAGTCGTGGTAGGTTTGATGGAACCTCTGAGTATAAACTTGACAAGCAAGGCAAGATTTTTGAGCACCGGGTTGACAACATTGCTATGAATTCACCTCCTCGGTTCAAAGTGTTGGGTGTGGAAGAATTAATTCGATCTATTGGCTGCCCCTCAATTGCAAGACCAAcctattttgaaatttcttcaCCTCCCAAGAGAACGTAG
- the LOC114390707 gene encoding golgin candidate 3-like: protein MWGTIANLKENLNKIALDVHDDDDDDEIFRVYGAGSPSNGGSSAVSDRRSSHGSVRSRSGIRSPLANGIDHASLPEIEQYKAEIKKLQASEAEIKALSVNYAALLKEKEDHIVKLNKENGSLKQNLEATNAALRVSRIEGSGASTNGTYTVKGSSDQSPNQQHKFNTQRKNRYAINNGTMSALESDAIQSEMEIKHSNLQGNHQELGDLVDGNTTVAVQHAPEIQKLRLELEQEHNQLANIQLKFQEEQRFNKSFQEELNILKLERDRTSKEMNKIHNELNEKVSEIKHLELELTRRENEGGVAVDSLKRLIKTLEKENTTLKMERTEIEAELENSRKSFTDKMMLDASHIQKKDSSSVGDMPEHSKSFPGKEEMERSLQNLSKDLKETQQDRDKVVQELNRLKQHLLEKASEDSDKMDEDSKIIEELRDSNNYLRAQVSHLDRTLKQALASQEELKMANDSEILKSKEAINDLNKKLANCMSTIDAKNIELLNLQTALGQYYAEIEAMEHLERELAHAREEIAKLSQLLKEADHRADVSRNEKEEILGKLSQSEKVQTEWRSRVTKLEDDNAKLRKVLEQSMTRLNRMSIDSDYLVDRRIVIKLLVTYFQRNHSREVLDLMVRMLGFSDEDKQRIGGAQHGSGKGVVRGVLGLPSRLVGGLLGGNSTDTAANAGSDNQSFADLWVDFLLKETEEREKRESSENTGKAMENSSDKSPYTIPVTPPFSNRRFDAGTPSAFQITPTNQNISRPPRGYFQHSEHFDSEFSTVPLTSSDGKTTSSNQHPRY from the exons ATGTGGGGCACCATTGCCAATTTGAAGGAGAACCTCAACAAGATCGCCCTCGATGTTCatgacgacgacgacgacgacgaaaTTTTCCGAGTGTACGGTGCCGGAAGCCCATCCAATGGCGGCAGCTCTGCCGTCTCCGATCGCCGGAGCTCCCACGGCTCCGTCCGTTCCAGATCGGGGATTAGGTCGCCGCTCGCAAACGGCATCGATCATGCCTCTCTTCCTGAg ATAGAACAATACAAAGCAGAAATCAAGAAACTTCAAGCATCCGAGGCAGAAATTAAAGCATTGTCAGTTAATTATGCAGCtctcttaaaagaaaaagag GATCatattgttaaattaaataaagaaaatggcTCACTAAAGCAGAATTTGGAGGCTACAAATGCTGCTCTGCGTGTCTCCAGAATCGAAGGTTCTGGAGCATCTACAAATGGCACTTATACAGTCAAG GGAAGTAGTGATCAGTCACCCAATCAACAGCATAAGTTCAACACTCAACGGAAAAATCGGTATGCTATAAACAATGGAACCATGTCTGCTTTGGAATCTGATGCTATTCAAAGTGAGATGGAAATCAAACATTCAAATTTACAAGGAAATCATCAG GAGCTTGGAGATTTGGTTGATGGAAATACCACAGTAGCTGTACAACATGCCCCAGAAATACAGAAGTTGAGGTTAGAACTAGAGCAAGAACATAATCAATTGGCGAACATTCAGCTAAAATTCCAAG AGGAACAGAGATTCAACAAGTCTTTCCAGGAGGAGCTTAACATATTAAAGTTGGAAAGAGACAGA ACATCGAAGGAGATGaacaaaatacataatgaaTTGAATGAGAAAGTATCAGAAATAAAGCATCTGGAACTTGAGTTGACAAGACGGGAAAATGAAGGTGGGGTGGCTGTTGATAGCTTAAAAAGACTTATCAAAACCTTAGAGAAGGAAAACACCACACTTAAG ATGGAAAGGACTGAAATTGAGGCTGAACTTGAAAATAGTAGGAAGTCTTTCACTGATAAAATGATGCTTGATGCTTCACATATTCAGAAAAAAGATTCTAGCAGTGTCGGTGAT ATGCCAGAACACTCCAAAAGTTTTCcaggaaaggaagaaatggaaagatcCTTACAAAACCTTAGTAAAGATTTGAAGGAAACACAACAGGACAGGGACAAAGTGGTGCAGGAATTGAACCGCCTCAAACAGCATTTACTGGAAAag GCATCTGAAGACTCAGATAAAATGGATGAAGACAGCAAAATCATTGAAGAGCTACGTGATAGCAATAATTATTTAAGGGCTCAAGTATCACATCTTGATAGAACTCTGAAGCAAGCACTTGCAAGTCAAGAGGAGCTGAAGATGGCAAATGATAGTGAAATTCTCAAGTCCAAAGAAGCCATTAATGACCTGAACAAGAAACTAGCAAACTGTATGAGCACTATAGATGCTAAAAATATTGAACTTTTAAATCTACAGACAGCTCTAGGACAGTACTATGCTGAAATTGAAGCCATG GAGCATTTAGAAAGGGAGTTGGCTCATGCAAGAGAAGAAATAGCTAAGCTTTCTCAACTTTTGAAA GAAGCAGATCACAGAGCAGATGtatcaaggaatgaaaaagaagaaattttagGCAAGCTTTCACAATCTGAGAAGGTGCAAACTGAATGGAGAAGTAGAGTAACCAAGCTTGAGGATGACAATGCCAAATTGAGGAAGGTTCTTGAGCAGAGTATGACACGGTTGAATAGAATGTCGATAGATTCAGATTATCTTGTTGACAG GCGCATTGTGATAAAATTACTTGTAACTTATTTTCAGAGAAATCACAGCAGAGAG GTTTTGGACCTCATGGTTCGCATGCTAGGATTCTCTGATGAGGATAAGCAGAGGATTGGAGGTGCTCAACATGGTTCGGGTAAAGGTGTTGTTCGAGGAGTTCTTGGGCTGCCTAGCCGCTTGGTTGGAGGCCTCTTGGGAGGAAATTCGACTGACACAGCTGCAAATGCAGGATCTGATAACCAG TCTTTTGCAGATTTGTGGGTTGATTTTCTTCTCAAGGAAacagaagaaagagagaagagagaatcaTCAGAAAATACAGGTAAAGCCATGGAAAATTCTTCCGATAAAAGTCCTTATACTATCCCTGTCACTCCACCATTTTCCAATCGGAGGTTTGATGCTGGAACACCATCTGCTTTTCAAATTACTCCAACAAATCAAAACATCAGTCGTCCCCCTCGTGGTTATTTTCAGCATTCTGAACATTTTGATTCTGAGTTCTCAACAGTTCCTCTTACATCATCTGATGGTAAAACTACTAGTTCAAACCAGCATCCGAGATACTGA
- the LOC114391213 gene encoding reticulon-like protein B1 — MADESEHTAAPASGESLLDKIAEKIHGHHDSSSSSDSDSEKKETSSIKEKVFRLFGREKPVHSVLGGGKPADVLLWRNKKISASVLGVATAVWIFFELLEYHLLTLVCHISILVLAVLFLWSNAHTFIHKAPPCIPTVHLPEEPIRQFASALTIEINRGFAALHAIGSGRDLKTFLIIIVGTWIISIVGSWCNFLTLFYIVFVLLHTVPVIYDKYEDKIDPLAEKALIEFKKQYAVFDEKVLNKIPKGPLKGKKLA; from the exons ATGGCGGATGAATCGGAGCACACGGCGGCGCCGGCGAGCGGTGAATCGCTGCTTGACAAGATTGCCGAGAAGATTCACGGCCACCACgactcttcctcttcctccgaTTCCGATTCGGAGAAAAAGGAAACTTCGTCAATTAAGGAAAAGGTTTTCCGCCTCTTTGGAAGGGAGAAGCCAGTTCACTCCGTCCTCGGCGGTGGAAAAC CTGCTGATGTGCTCTTGTGGAGGAACAAGAAGATATCTGCTAGTGTACTTGGTGTAGCCACTGCTGTTTGGATCTTTTTTGAGTTGCTTGAATATCACCTGCTTACTCTAGTTTGTCACATTTCGATTCTGGTGCTTGCAGTTTTGTTTTTGTGGTCCAATGCCCATACCTTTATTCACAA GGCACCGCCTTGCATCCCAACCGTTCATCTCCCTGAAGAACCAATTCGCCAATTCGCATCTGCATTGACAATTGAAATCAACCGTGGATTTGCTGCCTTGCATGCTATTGGTTCTGGAAGAGATTTGAAGACATTTCTCATT ATTATTGTTGGGACGTGGATTATATCAATTGTGGGGAGCTGGTGCAATTTCTTGACCTTGTTCTACATTG TCTTTGTTTTGTTGCATACGGTTCCTGTCATCTATGACAAGTATGAGGATAAGATAGACCCTCTGGCAGAGAAGGCACTCATCGAGTTCAAGAAGCAGTATGCTGTGTTTGACGAAAAGGTCTTGAATAAGATCCCGAAAGGCCCATTGAAAGGGAAGAAGTTAGCTTAG